A genomic segment from Pseudomonas sessilinigenes encodes:
- a CDS encoding cyclase family protein: protein MTRLVCLTRPIDPELRSKIPPAMASMASVIAPLVDYHRPEAKGRERMMGLFCCEAHDLPHGEGWGEEILSDMSSHCGTHVDAPYHSGNLIEGKPARKIHEIDLQELFCPGMVLDMRPYERRNDAYTIEELQAAIDAVGRPIQAGDAVLLRTGQERFESLSAEWFAYPGMSREGTLFLARAGAKVLGTDAPGWDRPFPVMRKRFEETGEGSTIWDGHFAIQEKEAFIVQQMHNLAALPASGFMVGFFPMKLVGTSAAPARAVAFLDN, encoded by the coding sequence ATGACACGCCTGGTCTGCCTGACTCGCCCCATCGACCCCGAGCTGCGTTCGAAGATCCCGCCAGCCATGGCATCGATGGCCAGCGTCATCGCTCCGCTGGTCGACTATCACCGCCCGGAGGCCAAGGGCCGCGAACGCATGATGGGGCTCTTCTGCTGCGAAGCCCACGACCTGCCCCATGGCGAGGGTTGGGGCGAGGAAATACTCTCGGACATGAGCTCCCACTGTGGCACGCACGTGGACGCGCCTTATCACAGCGGGAACCTGATCGAGGGCAAACCCGCACGCAAGATCCACGAAATCGACCTGCAGGAGTTGTTCTGCCCGGGGATGGTGCTCGACATGCGTCCCTACGAGCGGCGCAACGATGCCTACACCATCGAGGAGCTCCAGGCCGCGATAGATGCGGTGGGCCGGCCGATCCAGGCCGGAGATGCCGTGCTGCTACGTACCGGGCAGGAGCGCTTCGAGTCCCTGTCCGCCGAATGGTTTGCCTATCCGGGCATGTCCCGCGAGGGCACGCTGTTCCTGGCGCGGGCCGGGGCCAAGGTGCTCGGCACCGATGCACCAGGCTGGGACCGGCCCTTCCCAGTGATGCGCAAGCGGTTCGAGGAAACGGGCGAGGGCAGCACCATCTGGGATGGGCACTTCGCGATCCAGGAAAAGGAGGCCTTCATCGTGCAGCAGATGCACAACCTTGCCGCGCTGCCGGCGTCAGGGTTCATGGTCGGTTTCTTCCCGATGAAGCTGGTGGGAACCAGCGCCGCGCCGGCCCGTGCCGTCGCCTTCCTGGACAACTAG
- a CDS encoding c-type cytochrome has product MKRSLIASLAVLALIQVPLSFADNANGKNLYLQRCAVCHGPDIKGTGPLANKSNPPTPDLTTSAFKKRLNDYPGVIVSSVILRPNGDLIPRTLRENGVKIAPYAWKVQDFRDLHQYMTGVIAKTR; this is encoded by the coding sequence ATGAAAAGATCATTGATCGCTTCACTGGCTGTTCTAGCGTTGATCCAAGTGCCGTTATCCTTCGCCGATAATGCCAACGGCAAAAACCTCTACCTGCAGCGATGTGCCGTGTGCCATGGCCCGGATATCAAGGGAACAGGGCCATTGGCCAATAAAAGCAATCCTCCTACCCCGGACCTCACGACATCCGCCTTCAAGAAACGCCTGAACGATTACCCGGGCGTCATCGTCTCCTCGGTGATACTGCGACCAAACGGCGACCTGATCCCAAGAACCTTGCGCGAGAACGGCGTGAAGATTGCGCCCTATGCCTGGAAGGTCCAGGACTTTCGTGATTTGCACCAGTACATGACTGGGGTGATCGCGAAAACTCGTTGA
- a CDS encoding RNA ligase family protein, producing the protein MNMDIRADAHSLELLKYPRTPHLESSRLQDGDTDAGQVRYASLAGQWLVVEEKLDGANAGISFTEGGELRLQSRGHYLTGGGRERQFNLFKQWAAAHEHWLLERLEDRFVLYGEWLHKKHSVFYDHLPHYFCEFDVWDRSSGVFLSTAARRELLKGGPVLSVPVLYEGPVPRRQAELMALVGDSLAKTAHWREAFEHVVQREGLDLARAWRQCDRSSRMEGLYLKLEDAQQTLGRLKWVRQDFVQAILDADQHHANQPFIPNQLADGVDLYAPRLSMDWHGSCRGY; encoded by the coding sequence ATGAACATGGATATTCGTGCCGACGCGCACTCCCTAGAACTGCTCAAGTACCCCCGTACCCCCCACCTGGAAAGCTCGCGCCTGCAGGATGGCGACACTGACGCCGGACAGGTGCGTTATGCCTCCCTGGCTGGCCAATGGCTGGTGGTGGAAGAAAAACTCGACGGTGCCAACGCCGGCATCAGCTTTACCGAGGGCGGCGAACTGCGCCTGCAATCCCGTGGCCACTACCTCACCGGAGGCGGACGCGAGCGCCAGTTCAATTTGTTCAAGCAGTGGGCCGCGGCCCACGAACACTGGCTGCTGGAGCGCCTGGAAGATCGCTTCGTACTGTACGGCGAGTGGCTGCACAAGAAGCACTCAGTGTTCTACGACCACTTGCCCCATTACTTTTGCGAGTTCGACGTGTGGGACCGCAGCAGCGGGGTGTTCTTGTCTACGGCCGCACGCCGCGAGCTGCTCAAGGGCGGCCCCGTGCTGTCGGTACCGGTGCTGTACGAAGGCCCGGTGCCACGCCGGCAGGCCGAGCTGATGGCGCTGGTTGGCGATTCGCTGGCCAAGACTGCCCATTGGCGCGAGGCGTTCGAACACGTGGTGCAGCGCGAAGGCCTCGACCTGGCCCGGGCCTGGCGCCAGTGCGACCGCTCCAGTCGCATGGAAGGCTTGTACCTGAAGCTTGAGGACGCACAGCAAACCCTCGGCCGCTTGAAGTGGGTTCGCCAGGATTTCGTCCAGGCCATCCTCGATGCCGACCAGCACCATGCCAATCAACCGTTCATTCCCAATCAACTGGCCGACGGCGTCGACCTCTACGCGCCGCGCCTGTCCATGGACTGGCATGGCTCCTGCCGTGGCTACTGA
- a CDS encoding AAA family ATPase codes for MDIHPLQHLVPEPGHAMDSAACLAAIPALARLADTPQDPTYHAEGDVWIHTRMVVEALLAQPAYQQASAEQRFVLFFAALLHDIAKPDTTVIDPETGRIGQPGHSRRGAVDARLLLWRAAVPFELREQICRIIAVHQVPFFALQGDRSGRSTEFLLHKLSWELPVWMLCAVAEADMQGRDYVGKADVLSAIELWRELAAEEGCLHGPRAFADDYTRIQYLRGARVHPDYALHAPQGSQVLMLSGLPASGKDTWAARHHPGLPVVSFDDARQALGLRHGQNEGAAAHYAIDRAKALLREQRPFVWNSTHLSAQMRNRTLDLLYGYGAEVEIVYLESPESEIMRRNQQRDTSLRNADIRRMLFKWEVPLPTEAHRVSYQALTR; via the coding sequence ATGGATATTCATCCACTGCAACACCTGGTGCCCGAGCCTGGGCACGCCATGGACAGTGCCGCCTGCCTGGCGGCCATCCCGGCCCTGGCGCGCCTGGCCGACACCCCGCAGGACCCGACCTACCACGCCGAGGGCGATGTGTGGATTCACACCCGCATGGTGGTGGAGGCGCTACTGGCCCAGCCGGCGTACCAGCAAGCCAGCGCCGAGCAGCGCTTCGTGCTGTTCTTCGCCGCCTTGCTGCATGACATCGCCAAGCCCGATACCACGGTGATCGACCCCGAGACCGGGCGTATCGGCCAACCCGGACACTCGCGTCGGGGAGCGGTGGATGCCCGGCTGCTGTTATGGCGCGCCGCTGTGCCGTTCGAACTGCGCGAGCAGATCTGCCGCATCATCGCCGTGCACCAGGTGCCGTTCTTCGCCCTGCAAGGCGATCGCAGCGGGCGCAGCACGGAGTTCCTGCTCCACAAGCTGTCCTGGGAACTGCCGGTGTGGATGCTCTGCGCGGTGGCCGAGGCCGACATGCAGGGTCGTGATTACGTTGGCAAGGCCGATGTCTTGAGCGCTATCGAACTGTGGCGTGAACTGGCGGCCGAGGAGGGCTGCCTGCACGGGCCGCGGGCGTTTGCCGACGACTACACGCGCATCCAGTACCTGCGTGGTGCCCGGGTGCATCCTGACTATGCGCTGCATGCACCGCAAGGCTCGCAAGTGCTGATGCTCTCCGGCTTGCCGGCCAGCGGCAAGGACACCTGGGCCGCGCGACATCATCCGGGCCTGCCGGTGGTCTCGTTCGACGATGCGCGCCAGGCCCTGGGCCTGCGCCATGGGCAGAACGAAGGCGCCGCCGCGCACTACGCCATCGACCGGGCCAAGGCCTTGTTGCGAGAGCAGCGGCCGTTCGTATGGAACTCGACGCACCTGTCGGCGCAGATGCGCAATCGCACCCTGGACTTGCTGTACGGCTACGGTGCAGAGGTGGAGATCGTCTACCTGGAAAGCCCGGAGAGCGAGATCATGCGGCGCAACCAGCAGCGCGACACCTCGCTGCGCAACGCGGATATCCGCCGCATGCTATTCAAATGGGAAGTGCCGCTGCCGACCGAGGCGCACCGGGTGAGTTACCAGGCGCTGACCAGGTGA
- a CDS encoding bifunctional GNAT family N-acetyltransferase/nucleoside diphosphate kinase regulator, producing MAITAMKGFHPLQTSVVKMNKPFISLCPEITRAHALTLKDWLEDERVTCYLSDSRDVSRSIEHVIDRTQLPILTHLFNRGGRFFMAYDRHDAPVGFVRLVKTDSNCEIVLVIGDSDKWGRNLGARTIREGMKLAFLDMRAEKLIAKIHPDNSRSLKAFVRSGFVLENETPALKSFSMTAGRYLQFLREGAAGDSTGIYITEIDKARLESLIVFEQGPAVVELEHELERAIVVKPQQVARNVVTMNSRALLHLDDEEIEVALVYPDDADSSAGKHSVCSDIGAAILGYQEGDAIDWRISDRTRRIEIRKVLYQPEAAGDFHL from the coding sequence ATGGCCATAACCGCCATGAAGGGCTTTCATCCTTTACAAACAAGTGTGGTGAAGATGAACAAGCCTTTCATTTCGCTGTGCCCTGAAATCACTCGGGCACATGCGCTGACGTTGAAAGATTGGTTGGAAGATGAGCGCGTTACCTGTTACCTCAGCGATTCACGTGATGTTTCCCGTTCCATCGAACACGTCATCGATCGGACTCAACTGCCGATCCTGACCCATCTATTCAACCGAGGCGGCCGGTTCTTCATGGCCTATGACCGCCATGACGCCCCGGTGGGTTTTGTCCGTCTCGTCAAGACCGACTCCAATTGCGAGATCGTCCTGGTTATCGGCGACAGCGATAAATGGGGCCGAAACCTTGGCGCCCGGACCATCCGCGAGGGCATGAAACTGGCCTTTCTCGACATGCGGGCCGAAAAGCTCATCGCCAAGATCCACCCGGACAACTCGCGCTCATTGAAAGCCTTTGTGCGCAGCGGCTTTGTGCTTGAGAACGAAACGCCGGCATTGAAGTCGTTTTCCATGACGGCGGGGCGCTATCTGCAGTTCTTGCGCGAAGGTGCCGCTGGCGACTCCACGGGGATCTACATCACCGAAATCGACAAGGCCAGGCTCGAGAGCCTGATCGTCTTCGAGCAAGGCCCGGCCGTTGTTGAACTCGAACATGAGCTTGAGCGAGCCATTGTCGTCAAGCCGCAGCAAGTGGCGCGCAACGTCGTCACGATGAACTCCAGGGCCTTGTTGCACCTGGACGACGAAGAAATCGAAGTAGCCCTGGTCTACCCAGACGACGCGGACAGCAGCGCCGGGAAGCACTCCGTGTGTTCCGACATCGGCGCCGCCATCCTCGGCTATCAGGAGGGCGATGCCATCGACTGGCGTATTTCTGATCGGACCCGCCGGATCGAAATCAGGAAAGTGCTTTATCAGCCGGAGGCCGCTGGCGATTTCCACCTGTAA
- a CDS encoding M20 aminoacylase family protein, whose protein sequence is MATDAGLQERMVGWRRWLHQHPEAGFAESKTCAFIAETLRSFGLQPHESIGGTGVVATIEGEQPGIEIALRADMDALPIQEENTFAHRSRHDGWMHACGHDGHIAMLLGAASRLATDRRFAGKVHLIFQPAEEIGTGAKAMMNAGLFDRFRAECVYGLHNWPGLEAGRFVVHHGAAMAGARPFEIVVSGCGCHAAIPHQGTDPLLAAAHLVTALQSIVSRNIDPADALVLSITQFHAGHTHNIIPDTARLTGTLRYFRPAAGEIASRRMLELVEQLAAAMGVRASLEFFEFGSPPVINSAVHAEHCVVASRAVAGRENVGTTVAPSMTGEDFAFMLERKPGAYIWIGNGSAEGGRSLHNPHYDFNDEIMPMGVAYWVALVRHRLQV, encoded by the coding sequence ATGGCAACGGACGCAGGGCTGCAAGAACGCATGGTGGGCTGGCGTCGCTGGTTGCATCAGCATCCAGAGGCGGGATTCGCCGAGAGCAAGACCTGCGCGTTCATCGCCGAGACACTGCGCAGTTTCGGCTTGCAGCCCCATGAGAGCATTGGCGGAACCGGTGTTGTCGCGACGATCGAAGGCGAGCAACCCGGCATCGAGATCGCCCTGCGCGCCGACATGGATGCCCTGCCCATCCAGGAAGAAAACACCTTTGCCCACCGCTCACGCCACGACGGCTGGATGCATGCCTGTGGTCACGACGGCCATATCGCGATGCTGTTGGGAGCTGCCAGCCGCCTGGCGACGGACCGGCGCTTCGCGGGCAAAGTCCACTTGATCTTTCAACCGGCCGAGGAAATCGGTACGGGGGCCAAGGCGATGATGAACGCCGGCCTGTTTGACAGGTTTCGCGCCGAATGCGTGTACGGCCTGCACAACTGGCCAGGCCTGGAGGCGGGTCGATTCGTGGTGCATCACGGTGCGGCAATGGCAGGCGCCAGGCCCTTTGAAATTGTCGTCAGCGGCTGCGGCTGCCATGCCGCCATCCCCCACCAAGGCACTGATCCGCTATTGGCGGCGGCACACCTGGTCACGGCATTGCAGAGCATCGTGTCACGTAATATCGACCCGGCCGACGCACTGGTCCTCAGCATCACCCAGTTCCATGCCGGGCATACCCACAACATCATTCCCGACACCGCCCGCCTGACCGGCACCCTGCGCTACTTTCGCCCCGCGGCTGGCGAAATCGCATCGCGTCGAATGCTCGAACTGGTCGAACAACTGGCGGCCGCAATGGGCGTGCGCGCATCACTGGAGTTCTTCGAATTCGGATCGCCACCGGTGATCAACAGCGCGGTGCATGCCGAGCATTGCGTGGTCGCCAGCCGCGCCGTGGCCGGGCGGGAAAACGTCGGTACTACCGTGGCACCGAGCATGACCGGGGAAGACTTTGCCTTCATGCTCGAACGCAAGCCTGGCGCCTACATCTGGATCGGCAACGGTTCGGCCGAAGGCGGTCGCTCGTTGCACAACCCGCATTACGACTTCAACGACGAAATCATGCCCATGGGCGTGGCCTACTGGGTCGCCCTCGTCCGGCACCGGCTACAGGTGTGA
- a CDS encoding aminotransferase class I/II-fold pyridoxal phosphate-dependent enzyme codes for MNVAGNAFARLQGLLDDLPPAPGLSVIALHLGESRLGDPTSLLAPLSELEDWTRYPPLAATTALREAYSHWLRRRFGIADSLGKSIAIEPTPGTKQAVATCIALAVTRARARGVAVPVVVLPNPFYPTYVAATEAAGARALFYDLCDGQLEANLAAQLALAGDSAATVVLCNPGNPLGNILCADTLAAISRRAHQAQASLLVDECYMDLLWHSAPPGYLSLVEAGRVAPCPFVVLHSLSKRSAAPGLRSGFIAGDPQSIAAYAAFNRSCGVSLAWPTCAASAALWQDEAHVQQQQQALQRNWDMADDCLAQVPGYQRAEAGFFLWLAVADGEATAQRLWTEQSLRVMPGRYLCHAASDASNPGDGFVRLALVHQPSIMGEALRRLRTGLSGQ; via the coding sequence ATGAACGTCGCAGGCAACGCTTTCGCCAGGCTGCAGGGCCTGCTGGATGACCTGCCGCCCGCGCCAGGCTTGTCGGTGATCGCCCTACACCTGGGCGAAAGCAGGCTGGGTGATCCGACATCGCTGCTGGCACCGTTGTCGGAGCTCGAAGACTGGACCCGCTACCCGCCGCTGGCGGCGACCACGGCACTGCGCGAGGCCTACAGTCACTGGCTGCGGCGCCGTTTTGGCATCGCCGACAGCCTCGGCAAGTCGATTGCCATCGAACCCACCCCGGGGACCAAGCAGGCGGTCGCCACCTGCATCGCCCTCGCGGTCACCCGAGCGCGGGCACGGGGCGTGGCGGTGCCGGTGGTGGTGCTGCCCAACCCCTTCTACCCCACGTATGTCGCGGCAACCGAAGCCGCGGGCGCGCGGGCCTTGTTCTACGATCTTTGCGATGGGCAGCTGGAGGCCAACCTTGCCGCCCAGCTGGCGTTGGCCGGCGACAGCGCCGCGACCGTGGTGCTGTGCAACCCCGGCAATCCACTGGGCAACATCCTCTGCGCCGATACGCTGGCGGCAATCAGCCGCCGGGCACACCAGGCCCAGGCCAGCCTGCTGGTCGATGAGTGCTACATGGATCTGCTCTGGCATTCAGCACCGCCCGGCTATCTCAGCCTGGTCGAGGCCGGCAGGGTCGCGCCGTGCCCGTTCGTGGTGCTGCACAGCTTGTCGAAGCGCTCCGCCGCGCCGGGTTTGCGCAGCGGTTTCATTGCCGGCGACCCACAGAGTATTGCCGCCTATGCCGCGTTCAACCGTTCCTGCGGGGTGTCGCTGGCCTGGCCGACGTGCGCGGCCTCGGCCGCGCTGTGGCAGGACGAGGCCCATGTGCAGCAGCAACAGCAGGCCCTGCAACGCAACTGGGACATGGCCGATGATTGCCTCGCCCAAGTGCCCGGCTACCAGCGCGCCGAAGCTGGTTTCTTCCTCTGGCTGGCCGTCGCCGATGGCGAGGCGACCGCGCAGCGGTTATGGACCGAGCAGAGTTTGCGAGTGATGCCCGGACGTTATCTGTGTCATGCCGCCAGCGACGCCAGCAACCCCGGAGATGGCTTCGTGCGCCTGGCCCTGGTTCATCAGCCATCGATCATGGGGGAGGCCCTGCGGCGCCTGCGTACCGGGTTGAGCGGCCAATAG
- a CDS encoding 2,3,4,5-tetrahydropyridine-2,6-dicarboxylate N-succinyltransferase: protein MSNRALIEAAFERRTLLTTQELSALVPSIETGLAALERGELRAAYVQDGQWVCDAYVKKLILLSFLTRENALGETNPGRPKSYDKLPLKFEQWDAAAFRDARIRVVPGAVVRAGAYIAPGAVLMPCFINIGAYVGEGTMIDTWSTVGSCAQVGARCHISGGVGLGGVLEPIGDNPVVIEDNVFIGARSEVAEGVIVRSGAVIGMGVYLGASTPIIDRESGEVRFGEVPANAVVIAGNRADPKLPGVSLACAVIVKYVDERTRSKTALNDLVRVLSQ, encoded by the coding sequence ATGAGTAACCGTGCATTGATTGAAGCAGCGTTCGAACGGCGCACGCTGCTGACGACGCAAGAATTGTCGGCCCTGGTGCCGTCGATCGAAACCGGCCTCGCTGCCCTGGAGCGTGGCGAGTTGCGCGCAGCCTATGTACAGGATGGCCAGTGGGTCTGCGATGCCTACGTCAAGAAGCTGATTCTGCTGTCCTTCCTGACCCGCGAAAATGCCCTGGGCGAAACCAACCCCGGGCGGCCGAAAAGCTACGACAAGCTACCGCTGAAGTTCGAACAATGGGACGCCGCCGCGTTCCGTGACGCGCGCATCCGAGTGGTCCCCGGCGCGGTCGTCCGGGCCGGGGCGTACATTGCCCCGGGCGCCGTGTTGATGCCGTGCTTCATCAACATCGGCGCGTACGTCGGCGAAGGCACGATGATCGACACCTGGTCAACGGTCGGTTCCTGCGCCCAGGTCGGCGCACGCTGCCATATCTCCGGCGGCGTGGGCCTGGGCGGCGTGCTCGAGCCCATCGGCGACAACCCCGTGGTCATCGAGGACAACGTTTTCATCGGTGCCCGCAGCGAGGTAGCCGAAGGCGTCATCGTGCGCAGCGGAGCGGTGATCGGCATGGGGGTCTACCTCGGTGCCTCGACGCCCATCATCGACCGCGAGAGTGGCGAAGTGCGCTTCGGCGAGGTGCCGGCCAACGCGGTGGTGATCGCCGGCAATCGCGCCGATCCGAAGCTACCGGGCGTATCGCTGGCCTGTGCGGTAATCGTGAAATACGTCGATGAGCGCACACGTTCGAAAACGGCGCTCAACGACCTGGTCCGGGTGCTCAGCCAATGA
- a CDS encoding diaminopimelate decarboxylase, which translates to MPISESFARRLLPLLDDLTKIYPTPFHLYDQRAIVQTHRNVVQAFADSAFRQYFAVKALPTPAILSLLLKEGSGLDCSSPVELMLAERLGARGDDIVFTSNNTSPSEYQMALRAGALITFDDRSMLEQVTSLPDIVAFRVSPHGVIARSSQMGNAQQSKFGVPEAELVQGYREAWDRGARHFGLHGMMCANELSLEAAVQAGVQVIEVGARVAREAGIELQYINIGGGLGIPYRPDDQALDLTAYADALKHALKQAFPRHAPKLLMELGRYISGPHGVLVSRVINRCSKAREIVGLDASMSALMRPGLYGAYHHLTLPFASQRPEGVFDVVGALCENFDKFAVDRPLPTPLIGDLALIHDTGAHGHAMGFTYNGRLRPAELMLTDDGDVVEIRRAETFDDHTGPIQWQPVDVFNPHKVR; encoded by the coding sequence GTGCCCATATCCGAAAGCTTCGCCCGACGCTTGTTGCCGCTGCTCGATGATCTGACGAAGATCTACCCGACGCCTTTTCATCTCTATGACCAGCGCGCCATCGTCCAAACCCATCGAAACGTGGTGCAAGCCTTCGCCGACAGCGCGTTTCGTCAGTACTTCGCGGTCAAGGCGCTCCCCACGCCAGCCATCCTGTCCCTGCTGCTCAAGGAGGGCAGCGGGCTGGATTGTTCATCGCCGGTCGAGTTAATGCTGGCCGAACGGCTGGGCGCGCGGGGTGACGACATTGTCTTCACCTCCAACAACACCTCGCCCAGCGAATACCAGATGGCGCTGCGGGCCGGCGCCCTGATCACGTTCGACGACCGCAGCATGCTGGAGCAAGTGACATCCTTGCCGGATATCGTTGCCTTTCGCGTGTCGCCCCACGGCGTCATCGCCCGGTCGTCACAGATGGGCAATGCCCAGCAATCGAAATTCGGCGTTCCCGAGGCCGAACTGGTTCAGGGCTATCGCGAGGCATGGGATCGCGGTGCCCGGCATTTTGGTCTCCACGGCATGATGTGCGCCAACGAGCTGTCGCTGGAGGCCGCGGTGCAGGCCGGTGTGCAAGTCATCGAGGTCGGGGCGCGGGTGGCTCGCGAGGCGGGCATCGAACTCCAATACATCAATATCGGCGGTGGCCTGGGCATTCCCTACCGGCCCGACGACCAGGCCCTCGATCTCACCGCGTACGCCGATGCGCTGAAACACGCGCTGAAGCAGGCATTCCCCCGCCACGCACCCAAGCTGCTGATGGAGTTGGGTCGCTACATCAGCGGCCCGCACGGGGTGCTGGTGTCCCGGGTCATCAACCGCTGCAGCAAGGCGCGGGAAATCGTCGGCCTCGATGCCTCGATGTCGGCGCTGATGCGCCCCGGACTGTATGGCGCCTACCACCACCTGACGCTGCCCTTCGCCAGTCAACGCCCCGAGGGCGTGTTCGATGTGGTCGGTGCACTGTGCGAGAACTTCGACAAGTTCGCCGTGGATCGCCCGCTGCCGACCCCGCTCATCGGCGACCTCGCACTGATCCATGACACGGGGGCCCATGGGCATGCCATGGGCTTTACCTATAACGGCCGGTTGCGCCCGGCGGAATTGATGCTGACCGACGATGGCGATGTCGTCGAAATCCGTCGGGCCGAGACCTTCGATGACCATACCGGCCCGATTCAATGGCAACCCGTAGACGTCTTCAACCCTCACAAGGTGCGTTAA
- a CDS encoding oxin biosynthesis protein: MTKPMQDLKQVEDYYGTTRRFGDSDATIYGIWEQGGAFNDSITPSTYSPEYRSHLGLKLKSLTQEGATIFSIGCGNGFVEGDLVQAKRRVLAIDFNDEAVALSRKKGVDAYTADFFKLEPGALAGVKSVYADGLLGHLFHPELELKPTFDKLKELNLESGTTLVFSNDSPRDPDTLFAAHDKVDGFWFISRDYLRDALIEAGFKIEESYYFPYTRPISGLRNRTLCIALVP, encoded by the coding sequence ATGACGAAGCCGATGCAGGACCTCAAACAGGTTGAAGACTACTACGGCACCACCCGCCGGTTTGGCGATAGCGATGCCACCATCTACGGGATCTGGGAACAGGGTGGAGCGTTCAACGATTCCATCACCCCCTCCACCTACAGCCCCGAATACCGCTCGCATCTGGGGCTCAAGCTCAAGTCCCTGACCCAGGAAGGCGCGACGATTTTCTCCATTGGCTGCGGCAATGGTTTTGTCGAGGGCGACCTGGTGCAGGCCAAGCGCCGCGTGCTGGCTATCGACTTCAACGATGAAGCGGTGGCCCTGAGCCGGAAAAAAGGCGTGGATGCGTACACCGCCGACTTCTTCAAGCTGGAGCCCGGCGCCCTCGCCGGCGTCAAGTCGGTCTATGCCGACGGCTTGCTCGGCCATTTGTTCCATCCGGAGCTGGAGCTCAAGCCGACCTTCGACAAGCTCAAGGAGCTGAACCTGGAGTCCGGTACGACCCTGGTGTTCTCCAACGATTCGCCGCGCGATCCCGACACACTCTTTGCCGCCCACGACAAGGTCGACGGTTTCTGGTTCATCTCCCGGGACTACCTGCGCGATGCACTGATCGAGGCCGGCTTCAAGATCGAGGAGTCCTACTACTTCCCCTACACGCGCCCGATCAGCGGCCTGCGCAATCGAACCCTGTGCATCGCACTGGTGCCCTGA